One Bos taurus isolate L1 Dominette 01449 registration number 42190680 breed Hereford chromosome 4, ARS-UCD2.0, whole genome shotgun sequence genomic window, CAAAGCTGAAATGAGAAGCATATATGCTTTAGTTAACTTCAAAGATAATTTACTTCGTCTGAGGCAGAAACAAATCTGTATTTGTAAATGGTAGACTTTCACCACCACTTCCCACATTTTTTCCCTGTCAGTGGGCCACATAATTGGAGGTCCAAGTATGTCCAGGctgtttgctgttttctttttttgctgataACAGTAACCAGAAGAGGCCCATACCAGATGGTgtcccttctttttctctccccatCCTAAGGGTATCTTGCCTAATGGACTGAATTTGAACATAAAGGTTAGAAAGTTTCACTGTCGTTTATGACGTTATGCGAGCTTGCTAGGATGGCACTGCGTGGTGGATGGTATTAAAAGAAGCTGCAGGCAAGGGGACTGGCCTTACTTCCTTGTGAAATAATtacatacagttgacccttgaacaatgtggcGTTAGGGTTGCTGACCCTCCACGCAAAAATCCACATGTAACTTTACAGTCTGCCTTCCGTATCTGTTGTTTTGTatcctcagattcaaccaaccgtgaatcatatagtatgtatttattaatagaaaaaaattccacatacaagtggacGCTCCCAGTTCAAACCTGTAtcattcaagggtcaactgtactttcTGTGCACTTAGTCAAAAAATACATTAGCAACTTCAACATAGACTTAGAGCAAGTTGCTGTCTAGATCAGGCTTTTCAGACTTTTAGGTGTTCTGAGTCTCTTCCTTGGggtcttattaaaatgcagatttggaTGGTGGTGGCGGGGGCTGGTGGGTGATGGGACTGGgaagttgtttaatgggtatagagtttcagtttggcgAGATGAGCAgagttctggagattggttgcAAAATAGCATCAATGTACTTATCactattgaactgtacacttaaaactggtTAAGATAAATTTTATGACAGGTGTATTTTATGTcaattaaaattttctctgaTAGTCCTGAAAGGAGGAGCTGCTATGTGGGTTCTGTGTCCCTGACCTTTTCCATGACTGTGGAGGCCAGCACTCCTCCCCATCCCTGGCCACAGACACAAGATGGACCATGACACGGGAGAGAAAATGAACCTGAATTGTGTCACacactaaagaaaaaaagattctgattcagctGGTTTGAGGAGGGGTCTGAGAGTGCAGTTCTCACAAGTTTCTAGGTGATGCCAGTGGTGCACAGATTATACTTGGAGCAGTAAGACTCTAGATAACTGGGCTACGGATGGACTCTAGGGGAGCAGCTGAAGAACCTTGGTGGTTCCATCTGAACCTAAGTACTTACTCCAGCCTGTTATTCTATACTGTTTAACCCATCAGTCCTCTTAAAAAGTTTGCCTTTTACACATTGATTTTTAATACAGGTTTCCAGACAGTTAAAATGTGGGGATAAACTACAGCAGGACAAGCTGAGATGACTTAAGGATAGCTTGAAAgggaaagtgtcagttgctcagccatgtctgactttgcgacgccatggattGTACCCTGCCAAGCTGCTCTTTccaggaattctctaggcaagaatactggagtgggttgccattcccttcttcaggggatcttcccaacccagggatcaaactggggtctcctgcattccaggcggattatttaccaactgagctatgaaggataGCTTAACATTATGCAAATTCATCCACAAAAATCACCCATCTAAATTACTGCAGAGAATAAAAAGTTTCTTCCTATATCATGTGTTTGCATGTGTTTCTTCCTATATCATGTGTTGCTCAAAGGAAGAATTAAGAAAGGAAATAGTGAAGTCAATTATCAGGCCGGCTCTTCTGGCACAGAAAACATTTGTCAAATTCAATACTTTTTGAGCACAAATAAAATACTATACTATGCATGTGTCCAAAATTTTTGAAAGTGTATTCTCATTGAcaacaaatgagaaagaaatcaagTTTTCTCCTAGCAGTTGATGGTAGGTTCTTGCTGAATCCACCCTGTATTTGCTGTTGTATCTCAAGCAAGCCAGTATACCTTGGGTTTAGAGGGAGAAAATATGAACATCCAGAATATTAGGAATTGTGTATGATTAAGGTGGTTAAAAGCTGAGAGTCTTGGGTCCCAAATGCTAAGATGGGGCAGAGACCTTGATTGCTTGAACTTCAGCAGTAGGTTGGAACCCTATAGAGGTAAGTGTCTAGCAAGGatttcttttcagatctttgaaaATTTCCCCCAAGCCAATTCGCTGCTGCCACTGCACCTTTGCATCCGGTAAACATGGCCCAAACActtccaacaaaagtctgtcttctttcactgCTTTTTCAAAATCTGCAAAAGATATCCTGCCATCGTTGTCATAATCCTAGAGAGGAAGATGATTTCTTGGTAAATGACAGAGTAGTTAATTTTAATTCTGCATGGAAAATAACTGTAGAATAAAAGATTTTACCAAATCAAACAAGTTCACACTTACGTAGGCACTACTTGCacacatcaaaagatgcttacttatGGAGGCAACttactttgttccttttaatcTAATACCTGATATTATGAATAGAATGTTTGTCTCTCCACATCTCCCAAATTAAAGCTCTAACCACTGCAATGGGATCATATTTGAAGGTGGGGGTCTTTGGGAGGTAAGTttggtttagatgaggtcatgaaggtCCCTGTGAGTAAAAGGAAGGCCAAAGCTCcgtctctctgccatgtgaggacccaCTGAGGAGGTGGCTGTCAGCAAGGCAAGAAAAGAGCTCTCAGCCAGGAAGTGAACCTGCTGGCACTttcatcttggacttctcagactccccgaattgtgagaaataaactcCAGTTGTTTACCCAGAGTATGATACTTTGTCATAGCAGCCCCAGCGTTACCTTAGACATATAAAACCCTGTCCCTcaggcggcttccctggtgggccggCAGCTAGCatcccgcacaccacaactaagacctggtgcggccaaataaataataataaaaatccttAAAGGACTTCTATGCAAGTTGgggaaatgaaacagaaaattagaGGAAGCCCGTTACCATACTGCTACTTTTGTGATGGAAATAGTGCCAAAGATTCTTAAGGTTAGTCTTGTTTCACAAAGCATCTCTTAAACTTGAGACAAGGATATAACGTAAAATGTGTAAAAGTGAAGCTGCTTAATAAGGAGCAGGCACTGAGAGAGCAAGAAGGACTAGGATCAGAAGAAGCTAGCAGACTTCTGCTAGGCCCTTAAAGATGGTTGGGGTGTAGATAGGTGGCgaggaaaagcagaggaatggCTCCGCATGGATTATGACAGTAAGCCGgaatgcaagtcaggaagcaggCAGACCAGGCTGGAATGCAGTGTTCATGACAGGGACTATGAGAAAGTAACTAAATCGTGTGTGTAGATTATGAATAGTTTTAACTGCTTAATTCAATTTGGATTTGACTTGATGAGTCCTTATTTTTTCACTTCTGGGCATAACTAAATCAAGGTTGCTGGGGGGCTCTTGATTTAAAGAAAGGTTTGAATAATTTTCCAGAAAAAGATTCACTCCATAacattttctttccaaaagaaggggctgggggacttcccttgtggtccagtggttaacactccatgctcccaacacagggagcCTGGCCAGGTTCAGTCGCCCTCTAGGGAACCAGATCCTGCattctgcaactaaagatcccatgtgctgcagctgagacccagagcagccaagtaaattttttttttaaagtattttaataaaaggGGGCATGGGTGTGGTACTGGGAAGGATACTGTCACTCAAGAAGTCTGCCCTCCCGCCTCTCAGTGGCTACTGAGCATTTCCAATGGAAGAGGATACCCTCTGGTCTGTTAGCTGAATCTGAGACTTGGCAGACCCCTCATTGCTTACTTCCTCAACTCCAAAGAGGTAGTGAGCTGGACCCTGGCGGCCTCAGAGTCTTAAACCATTGGTATCCAGTTTAGGGtcacaggaagaagaaaaagaagtcactATGGCCATAATCAAGAGGTGTTACTGGTTTCATTGAAAGATAAACTTTGCACCTCATTTTCCATCATGACCTTACATAAACCTATCtgcacttcagttttcttacttGCAAAATAGAGATAATATTTTCTACTTCATACTGTTGTTTTGAAGATAAAACATGTTTAAATATTAAGCTTCTGTGAAGGGCCCAGCATGTAGTAAGCAGTTTATATGGGTTATTTCATTATAATGTGTTGAGATGGATGAGAAAGCAAAGGTCATGAAGAGAGACTACAGTGGcattcaattttaaaagaactaCGTCTATCACCCTCCTTCCCAGATAAGGAGGATTTACTGATAGTACAGtaataaatgaaattaacatTCATTTAGTGTAGTGATTCATTTAATCACCCAGCCATcccataaatatttatgaagtaaCCACTGTcagccaggcactgttttaggcaATGGATAGAGCAGAGAACAAACAAGAACTCCTGCCCTCACGAAGGTTACATTCACCACGTAGGGAACCAAATCATTTCTTTAGCTTCCTCACATCCACTTGACTGGATATAACGAACTACAGCTTGTTTATTCTTACCATTTTCTTCAGGGCTATATCTACCAACTCTCTTATTCCTTCATCAGTCTCTTCTCCGGGTGACTGTTGGTGTAGACTGTTCTTCAACATGTCGTATATTCTCTCTCGAGAAATGTAACCATCACCATTGAAATAATAAACTTcaaaacaaacttttcaaagcaCAAGAAGTTTATAGATACggataaaaatagttaaaatgtcaTTAGTCTTCTCAGTTATTTCAGTATGTAATTAAAGAAGGATAAAAACAGTTTATACAATCTACAGTCCAGACTCaatggactcagtggacatgaatttgagcaaatcctgggagacaatggaggacagaggagcctggcgtgctgcagtccacggggtcacaaagagccagacgtgacgtagtgactgaacaacaacattctacACAGGAGAGAATTTTATAAATCTTTCCACAAGACTAAATATCCTttgtgagatacacacacacacacacacacacacacatatgtgtataaattctttcttttcatttatacacatataaatatgtatgtgtatcttGCTGCTATAATttccttcttgctgctgctgctgctgctaagtcgattcagtcgtgtccgactctgtgtgaccccatagacggcagtccgccaggctcccccgtccctgggattctctaggcaataacactggagtgggttgccatttccttctccaatacatgaaagtgaaaagtaaaagtgaagtcactcagttgtgtccgaccctcagcgaccccatggactgcagccttccaggctcctccatccatgggattttccaggcaatttccTTCTTACTCAGATTTAAAAAGCTAGTGTATACACATCACTATATCACTGACAAAAAACATATTTCAATATATTTGGGTAGTGGGTAGTGAGTCTGTCATCTCCTTGGAGACTGCCCATTTCATTATCCCAAATGATCCATCTCTCACTGGAGAACGATTTCCATGATTTCCACTGCACTATGTAAGCACTGCTACAGTTTCTCATAACTTCATCCCACACATGACCTTATTCAGGTCCTGGGCATATAGCAGTGAAGTAGTTCTTGAGTTAGTAATCTAGTTAAATGTttttggaaagaaaggaaaggagcagggaggggagatagacaaggaaagaatgaagagcaagataggaagaaaagaaggaagggaggaagggagggagtgagggaggaagaaaaagaaccagGTATTAAATTCCAGAGTATCAGATTAGCTCTTttgttgcatttttctaatatataGCATATATGAGCTTGTGACACAACCCTACTAGAAATAGTATTTTCCCCAAAGTACCATATCTTGAAATATATAATACATGAAGTATTTTTAGGCAGTGGgataagaaaagggaaaaaaattgatAGTGTGGTGCTATTCATTATATGctggcttcccttctggctcagtggtaaagaatccacctgccaatgcaggggacatgggtttgatccctggtttgggaagatccctggagaagaaaatggcaacccactccagtattcttgcctgggaaatcccatggacagagagcctaacagacaacagtccatggggtggcaaatgagtcggacacgacttaaagactaaacaacagcagttcATCATGTCCAGCTGCACTTCGTCACAAACCCTTTCACAAGAATTTACATTCATGaaacttcacttttcatttctcaGTGAGACTTCTGTATAAGAATTCTGCAATTATAAGGAACAAGTGACTACTATACTTAATGGTATCCTGTGAAAATTAGACTGGagaaaagtgggggaaaaaacatgtaagtgaaaaaaggaattatacaatgttgtatgtcaattggagaaggcactggcactccactccagtcctcttgcctggagagtcccatggatggaggagcctggtgggctgcagtccatggggtcgcagagtcggacacgactgagtgacttcactttcacttttcactttcatgcattagagaaggaaacggcaacccactccagtgttcttgcctggagaatcccagggacgggggagcctggtgggctgccgtctatggggtcgcacagagtcggacatgactgaagcgactcagcagcagcagcagcagcatgtaaattatacttcaattttttaagtattaaaaaaaagggaaaaaaaagacctcCCTCAAATAAAACATAGAAACAAAAGTCATAAATGTCAAATACAGTTGGTGAGTCTTTAAAATGTTactatcatttttaaaacatgtatttaaCTTAGAGATTTTCTTTTGAACATCCCAAATCCAGAATCAAGTGGCAGAAGGGATAAAAATTTGCTTGCACACTCAGAACTCTGCAGTTTTTCCTAAGTAATTTGATATCTGTTCCCTTGAACACTGTTGTTTAAAATTGTTCCTATTCTCTTTCTAGGTTTCACACCCTGGCACAGGAGGTGTCAAACAGAAAACATGCATCACAGCAGTGGGACAGGTGAGGTGAGCCACAGCTAGCTCTACAAAATTGTGAACTGGGAGCCTTTCGTCTTTGGAAGTCCTGATGATGCTTTTCTGTAGGAAGCTCCTTCCTTTGGGACTGCGTTGCCTCAGTCTCACTCCCTCTCTATCCGCCTGCACTCACTCTAACAGTAGAGTGTTGGTGTCTGACAGTTGTGTGCTTTGCCTTGTTGCGTGTTCATCCCTCATACTTTCTCTGAGGAAAAGGCAAGCAGTAGTCCCGCTGTGAACTGCACGGCTGCCCATATTCAAGGCCCATTTCCTGCTGAGCCCAGACACAGCCCCAGAGTGCTCAGCCTTGCCTATGATCATAGTTGGCACCTGTCCTGACCTGTAGCTGCTGTTATTTGCCCAGGCCTTGAGCCAAAGAGCCATCCTGGTGGTATCTGATTGTTACAGAACTAGTAAAGTAAGTGTCCTGGGTCTGGGGACTCTCCTATGAAATAGGTCACCCATttcatctgcctttttttttaaactctcatgAACTAACTTTTGCAAGAGTGCTATAGAGAATAACACTgagtttatgttttttaaaaaataatttatggatTAAATATAAAGTTGacaatatatatgttaaaatttatatagaaatctTACACTTCAGCTTTTCTTCAAAAGTCCCTCGAAGAAACACTGATAGTCCTTTAACCCACTCTTTCACATTTATATAGTTATCATTGTCTTTGTCAAATgcaaaaaatactgaaagaaaaagaatgtgttaGTGTATTGTAATTTATAGCTATTATTCAAGAGTAGTatgaatagagaaaaaaaaaagtatttcctcCCAAAAAGAGGGGGACAAAAGAGGGGCACAATCTTTCTTGAAAGAATCAAAAATAACTGGAAGTATATTTCCAACAGATTTTACAGAAAGAAGCCATTCTCCTCCCCATGGTTAATGATGAGCGTCACTTGTGATGTTTTGTATGGCTATTTTGAGGAACAAAGACCAACAATGTAGATAATCAATGTGATAATTTTTTCTACTCTGAAAAGAGTGGTAAAATCCTGTTCTAAAGAATTTGTATTATACCTAAAGATCAATTagtaaaataatacattatttttgaaattaccaATGAAATCTTGGTATTTCCCTATGGAAAATACAATACTGTTTACTCTTTTGGGGGTAATGGAAACATTAGTTATTTTGactatggacttcccaggtggctcagtggtaaagaacccacctgccaagcagtagatgcaagagatgagggttcagtccctgggttaggaagatcccctggagaaggaaatggcaacccactccagtactcttgcctggaaagtttcatggacagaggagcctggcaggctacagtccatgggggctgcaaagagtcggatataactgcGGACCACCACATGACGTGATAAAGTTTTCATGGTGTCTACACACATCAAGACATCAAATTGAACCTAAAAGTTTGTTATCGAAATTGACTGGATCACGTTATACAGtttcctattttaaatataaaattaattttttcaatatagtcagcaattttctttttgtgtgtgttgaagAAGTCAACATGACTTGACATGTTTTACGTGTCTACAGCATATGAATCCAAAGACAATGGAAACCACAAACTTACCTTTCAAAAAGAATACTGCTAGCTTCTTTAGTTCATTACTGGTTCTTTCTCAAAGTACTACAGCTATGAGACAACTTGAGTGAGTTTATAATAAAATCCATCCTCATGATCAAATCAAATTTACTGTTCTAAATCAGTAGCACTACCAGAATTATATTTATagtttttgcattaaaaaatttCAGTCTTTGGTGAAAactgaatatatgtgtgtatatatatatatgtgtgtgtgtgtacacacacccacacacacctgcCATCTCAGCTTGGCCCATTTCAGTCTCCATGACTCCTTACCCCTATTCATTAGCACATCATCAGTCATTCCAAATATGCTGTGCAGGATCACTCGAAATGTGTTACGATCTAGTCCAACGTTAGCAAGTTTCACATCACCTCGTCCCACCACGTTGTGAAAAATTCTTATGAGACACTCTATTTCACTCTTTTTGactgtaaaattaaaatacaaatacaatttAGATTTAACCTTTGAGTTCTTCAacccaataaaatatattttactaattagctattttgtttttctaaagtaCTAGTGGTTTAAAAACTGTGACATGGACTTGTTACTTAAGAGCTCACACAATCAAGATAGATGCCACTCAGATGTCTCATTAAGACAGTATATAAATGTTAAATTATGTCATTTGACACTCACCACTATACTATACACTATACCACTCACACTCACTCACTTCACTATGTgaagagaaatctgtatgagaaAGAGTTGTGCTATTTTCATGAGAGTAGACTTTGAACTGAGCCTTGAAGGATGCAGAGCATTTATCCAGAAAGGAATCTGTTCAGGGTGGTAAAGAAgtggagaattccaggaagagTAGGAATAACATGAGTAAAGGAAAGAATTGAGATTGAGGTTGAATATGTTTTGCTGGGAGCACAGCAAGTTggaaagaagtgaaaaacaagaCTGAATTGGACAGGCTGTTGAAAGAGAGCCTTGAATGCCTGGTCAGGagattaacatttattttactgGAGCAGGCTTTCTTGTGGTATCATCTTTGCACCCCTCTGTATGAAAATCATCCACCTCTCATTGCTTGTCAAAGGCCTTGCCCCACACCTACTAAGTCACAGTTGCTAACAGTGGGTCCAGGAGCTACCTTTGAAACAAAAGCTCAGCTAATTCTTCTATGTTGTAAGGGTTGAGAAGTGGTTTAAGAAAACCCACCTGGCAAAGTTGTATTGAAGGGGAAAACTGGAAGCCTAGAAGCCTGGCTGGAGCAATAAActttggttgctgctgctgccaagtcacttcagtcgtgtccgactctttgcgaccccatagagggcagcccaccaggctcccccatccatgggattttccaggcaagagtactggagtggggtgccattgccttctccgaagcttTGGTTAGGACCACAGAAATGAGGTCAGAAAGCAGGTAGGGAGCCTGATAACGCTGTTTAAGAAGCACGTAGGTGACTCTAATGCCCTGTCTGATGGGTTGGGGTACTGGACTTAAGTATCTGGGTTCCCCTTCCATTTCTTATCCTACATAGCTGACTTAACACAATTCAACTTCTTTATGCCTCAGAgtcctcacctgtaaaatttGAGTATTATTCTAGATGATCTCTGAGATTCCCTCAGTTTCTAAAAGTCTGATTCTATGAATGAAAGATAATTTGAGAGAACTAAGAGTTAGGAGGGAAGCTGGTTACTagttctatttctttcttccttctgctctctccctcttttgggGACGGTGGAGGGAGAAATATTTTCTAGATTTTGTCTTTGAGATGATTTCAAGTTACCCAACAAAAACCAATGAGAACTGACAGCAAATAtgcagtttacattagggtttcTAACATGGTCAGAATGACTTGGCTCTTAGGGTAAAGGTTGATAAATCTACAGAATAAACAATTAAGATACCTAATATTATTTATCAACTGAATTAGATTCTCAGTCTTCATACATAGCCCCCAAATTTGACATAAAGGTCATTTTTATCCAtctaataagcatttattaaggGACTCCCATGAACCTAGGCAATGAATACACCATCATTTCTGCTCTTAATTTATTACACTTTGGTCAAGAGacaaagaagtgaaataaaagtGTTACAAACACTATGATTAAAGTGTTTGGTAGTGATCCAAAGAAAGGAATCATTAAGTGGGGAAAGGCAGTAAGTGAATAAGAAGGGGCTCCAGGAAGAGGTGTCACTTGAGCTAAAGCAATCACAGGAGTAAGCATTTACGAGAGGAGGCAGTTTGAAGGCAGGGTGGCATATTCTCAGAGCCACAGATGGTTTGGTGCAGCTAGGTGGCAGAACCGTTTGACTTTACAGAGGGGCTCATTGAAACTTTTGGCTGCCAGGTTAACAGGATCAGATTCGCATTTAAGGAGGATCACTTTGGCAGTGGATTCTTGGAACTGCTTTATGAATGGTCAATCTAGATGTGACAGGTCATCTTTTCCCAGATACTTTTAAATTCTTTCGTACTCATATGCTCTTCTTACAATGAGACTTCTGATACTTCTCCCTTAGAAAGATGGggcttgtgtctccttcacttAAAACTAGGGGGATTTTTTGACCACCATTTCAACCAAGAGTACAATAGAAATAAAGCAACGTGACTTTTCAAGATTTGGTCACAGAAGGGGCTGCAGGTGCTCTGAGGACAAAAACCATCTTTTTCCCCCCTCCTTTTATGGAATATGAGGAGAAACACAGCTCAGGTGTGTGGACACACTATATGGTGTACATATTACACTAATGTTTGCCTGAAACTAGCCCTGCTCAACTCTGATGGAGAATTAACATTTGAGTAATATGGTGTACATATTACACTGTTTGCCTGAAACTAGCCCTGCTCAACTGTGATGGAGAATTAACGTTTGAGTGTTACAGCGACGTGAAATGGCCATCTGAAGAAAGTGAGTCAGGAGGCAGGAACTGCTCTGAATCAAATACTAACAAGTTATCCAGCAAAATAATCAAGGATTTTAAAC contains:
- the LOC524650 gene encoding uncharacterized protein LOC524650, translated to MDQKVLKRLVESISKSVNSFKKSEIECLIRIFHNVVGRGDVKLANVGLDRNTFRVILHSIFGMTDDVLMNRVFFAFDKDNDNYINVKEWVKGLSVFLRGTFEEKLKFCFEVYYFNGDGYISRERIYDMLKNSLHQQSPGEETDEGIRELVDIALKKMDYDNDGRISFADFEKAVKEDRLLLEVFGPCLPDAKSCLDFEALAFQHILTSSF